A part of Oncorhynchus gorbuscha isolate QuinsamMale2020 ecotype Even-year linkage group LG09, OgorEven_v1.0, whole genome shotgun sequence genomic DNA contains:
- the LOC124043490 gene encoding GA-binding protein subunit beta-1-like isoform X3 — MSLVDLGKRLLEAARKGQDDEVRTLMANGAPFTTDWLGTSPLHLAAQHGHYSTAEVLLRAGVSRDARTKVDRTPLHMAASEGHTVIVDLLVRSGADINAKDMLKMTALHWAAQNGHQRVAETLVKHGADVHALSKFDKTPFDIAGDIQNADLMLLLQEGMQNQVNMNAEAGMTGSSAQPQFIIQGIPGLQGGVVNLADLLNNAAKANSAVESEEAIAANSLDPGSIQHMVNEQGQRVITIVTDQHGNLQTGGLGQPFFVTMQHGQQMLAMPANQVTEEVVDEEPQPPPSRKRKLEASANHMESGDTEQLQRQLQEANRKAQEYRQQLMCKEQEAEQYRMKLEAMSHSHTNGTSEQEEVVGGEEEVQEEVMLQEGDIIIKTEGLDSAEEQVTLVDSAPSHTEVIS; from the exons ATGTCGCTGGTGGATTTGGGGAAGCGGCTACTTGAGGCTGCACGGAAAGGCCAGGACGATGAAGTCAGGACACTCATGGCCAACGGGGCTCCCTTCACCACAGACTGG CTGGGCACATCTCCGTTGCACCTGGCCGCCCAACACGGACACTATTCCACCGCAGAGGTGCTGCTCAGAGCAGGTGTCAGCAGGGACGCCCGAACCAAAGTGGACAGGACCCCTCTGCATATGGCTGCTTCAGAGGGCCACACCGTCATCGTGGATCTATTAGTCAGG AGTGGAGCAGACATTAATGCCAAAGACATGCTGAAGATGACTGCTCTCCACTGGGCCGCGCAGAACGGCCACCAAAGGGTAGCGGAGACGCTCGTCAAACATGGCGCAGATGTTCACGCTCTCAGTAAATTCGATAAGACGCCGTTCGACATCGCAGGAGACATCCAGAATGCAGACCTTATGCTCCTACTACAG GAAGGAATGCAGAACCAGGTGAACATGAACGCAGAGGCTGGCATGACGGGGAGCTCGGCCCAGCCTCAGTTTATCATCCAGGGCATCCCAGGGCTCCAGGGTGGCGTGGTCAACCTGGCGGACCTCCTCAACAACGCTGCCAAGGCCAACTCTG CAGTTGAATCTGAGGAAGCCATAGCAGCCAATTCTTTGGACCCCGGCAGCATCCAGCACATGGTGAACGAGCAAGGTCAAAGGGTTATCACCATAGTGACCGACCAACACGGCAACCTGCAGACTGGAGGGCTTGGTCAGCCATTCTTTGTCACCATGCAGCACGGACAACAGA TGTTGGCGATGCCAGCCAATCAGGTGACAGAGGAGGTGGTTGATGAGGAACCCCAGCCCCCGCCCTCCCGCAAGAGGAAACTGGAGGCCTCGGCCAACCACATGGAGTCTGGAGACACG gAGCAGTTACAGAGGCAGCTGCAGGAGGCCAACCGGAAGGCCCAGGAGTACCGGCAGCAGCTGATGTGCAAGGAGCAGGAAGCAGAGCAGTACCGCATGAAGCTGGAGGCAATGTCGCACAGCCATACCAATGGCACCTCGGAGCAGGAGGAGGTGGttgggggtgaggaggaggtgcAGGAGGAGGTGATGCTCCAGGAGGGAGACATCATCATCAAGACGGAGGGGCTGGACTCGGCCGAGGAGCAGGTGACGCTGGTGGACTCGGCGCCCTCCCACACCGAGGTCATCTCATAA
- the LOC124043490 gene encoding GA-binding protein subunit beta-1-like isoform X4: MSLVDLGKRLLEAARKGQDDEVRTLMANGAPFTTDWLGTSPLHLAAQHGHYSTAEVLLRAGVSRDARTKVDRTPLHMAASEGHTVIVDLLVRSGADINAKDMLKMTALHWAAQNGHQRVAETLVKHGADVHALSKFDKTPFDIAGDIQNADLMLLLQEGMQNQVNMNAEAGMTGSSAQPQFIIQGIPGLQGGVVNLADLLNNAAKANSVESEEAIAANSLDPGSIQHMVNEQGQRVITIVTDQHGNLQTGGLGQPFFVTMQHGQQMLAMPANQVTEEVVDEEPQPPPSRKRKLEASANHMESGDTEQLQRQLQEANRKAQEYRQQLMCKEQEAEQYRMKLEAMSHSHTNGTSEQEEVVGGEEEVQEEVMLQEGDIIIKTEGLDSAEEQVTLVDSAPSHTEVIS, encoded by the exons ATGTCGCTGGTGGATTTGGGGAAGCGGCTACTTGAGGCTGCACGGAAAGGCCAGGACGATGAAGTCAGGACACTCATGGCCAACGGGGCTCCCTTCACCACAGACTGG CTGGGCACATCTCCGTTGCACCTGGCCGCCCAACACGGACACTATTCCACCGCAGAGGTGCTGCTCAGAGCAGGTGTCAGCAGGGACGCCCGAACCAAAGTGGACAGGACCCCTCTGCATATGGCTGCTTCAGAGGGCCACACCGTCATCGTGGATCTATTAGTCAGG AGTGGAGCAGACATTAATGCCAAAGACATGCTGAAGATGACTGCTCTCCACTGGGCCGCGCAGAACGGCCACCAAAGGGTAGCGGAGACGCTCGTCAAACATGGCGCAGATGTTCACGCTCTCAGTAAATTCGATAAGACGCCGTTCGACATCGCAGGAGACATCCAGAATGCAGACCTTATGCTCCTACTACAG GAAGGAATGCAGAACCAGGTGAACATGAACGCAGAGGCTGGCATGACGGGGAGCTCGGCCCAGCCTCAGTTTATCATCCAGGGCATCCCAGGGCTCCAGGGTGGCGTGGTCAACCTGGCGGACCTCCTCAACAACGCTGCCAAGGCCAACTCTG TTGAATCTGAGGAAGCCATAGCAGCCAATTCTTTGGACCCCGGCAGCATCCAGCACATGGTGAACGAGCAAGGTCAAAGGGTTATCACCATAGTGACCGACCAACACGGCAACCTGCAGACTGGAGGGCTTGGTCAGCCATTCTTTGTCACCATGCAGCACGGACAACAGA TGTTGGCGATGCCAGCCAATCAGGTGACAGAGGAGGTGGTTGATGAGGAACCCCAGCCCCCGCCCTCCCGCAAGAGGAAACTGGAGGCCTCGGCCAACCACATGGAGTCTGGAGACACG gAGCAGTTACAGAGGCAGCTGCAGGAGGCCAACCGGAAGGCCCAGGAGTACCGGCAGCAGCTGATGTGCAAGGAGCAGGAAGCAGAGCAGTACCGCATGAAGCTGGAGGCAATGTCGCACAGCCATACCAATGGCACCTCGGAGCAGGAGGAGGTGGttgggggtgaggaggaggtgcAGGAGGAGGTGATGCTCCAGGAGGGAGACATCATCATCAAGACGGAGGGGCTGGACTCGGCCGAGGAGCAGGTGACGCTGGTGGACTCGGCGCCCTCCCACACCGAGGTCATCTCATAA
- the LOC124043490 gene encoding GA-binding protein subunit beta-1-like isoform X1 — translation MSLVDLGKRLLEAARKGQDDEVRTLMANGAPFTTDWLGTSPLHLAAQHGHYSTAEVLLRAGVSRDARTKVDRTPLHMAASEGHTVIVDLLVRSGADINAKDMLKMTALHWAAQNGHQRVAETLVKHGADVHALSKFDKTPFDIAGDIQNADLMLLLQEGMQNQVNMNAEAGMTGSSAQPQFIIQGIPGLQGGVVNLADLLNNAAKANSGRLQGGVVNLADLLNNAAKANSAVESEEAIAANSLDPGSIQHMVNEQGQRVITIVTDQHGNLQTGGLGQPFFVTMQHGQQMLAMPANQVTEEVVDEEPQPPPSRKRKLEASANHMESGDTEQLQRQLQEANRKAQEYRQQLMCKEQEAEQYRMKLEAMSHSHTNGTSEQEEVVGGEEEVQEEVMLQEGDIIIKTEGLDSAEEQVTLVDSAPSHTEVIS, via the exons ATGTCGCTGGTGGATTTGGGGAAGCGGCTACTTGAGGCTGCACGGAAAGGCCAGGACGATGAAGTCAGGACACTCATGGCCAACGGGGCTCCCTTCACCACAGACTGG CTGGGCACATCTCCGTTGCACCTGGCCGCCCAACACGGACACTATTCCACCGCAGAGGTGCTGCTCAGAGCAGGTGTCAGCAGGGACGCCCGAACCAAAGTGGACAGGACCCCTCTGCATATGGCTGCTTCAGAGGGCCACACCGTCATCGTGGATCTATTAGTCAGG AGTGGAGCAGACATTAATGCCAAAGACATGCTGAAGATGACTGCTCTCCACTGGGCCGCGCAGAACGGCCACCAAAGGGTAGCGGAGACGCTCGTCAAACATGGCGCAGATGTTCACGCTCTCAGTAAATTCGATAAGACGCCGTTCGACATCGCAGGAGACATCCAGAATGCAGACCTTATGCTCCTACTACAG GAAGGAATGCAGAACCAGGTGAACATGAACGCAGAGGCTGGCATGACGGGGAGCTCGGCCCAGCCTCAGTTTATCATCCAGGGCATCCCAGGGCTCCAGGGTGGCGTGGTCAACCTGGCGGACCTCCTCAACAACGCTGCCAAGGCCAACTCTGGTAGGCTCCAGGGGGGCGTGGTCAACCTGGCCGACCTCCTCAACAACGCTGCCAAGGCCAACTCTG CAGTTGAATCTGAGGAAGCCATAGCAGCCAATTCTTTGGACCCCGGCAGCATCCAGCACATGGTGAACGAGCAAGGTCAAAGGGTTATCACCATAGTGACCGACCAACACGGCAACCTGCAGACTGGAGGGCTTGGTCAGCCATTCTTTGTCACCATGCAGCACGGACAACAGA TGTTGGCGATGCCAGCCAATCAGGTGACAGAGGAGGTGGTTGATGAGGAACCCCAGCCCCCGCCCTCCCGCAAGAGGAAACTGGAGGCCTCGGCCAACCACATGGAGTCTGGAGACACG gAGCAGTTACAGAGGCAGCTGCAGGAGGCCAACCGGAAGGCCCAGGAGTACCGGCAGCAGCTGATGTGCAAGGAGCAGGAAGCAGAGCAGTACCGCATGAAGCTGGAGGCAATGTCGCACAGCCATACCAATGGCACCTCGGAGCAGGAGGAGGTGGttgggggtgaggaggaggtgcAGGAGGAGGTGATGCTCCAGGAGGGAGACATCATCATCAAGACGGAGGGGCTGGACTCGGCCGAGGAGCAGGTGACGCTGGTGGACTCGGCGCCCTCCCACACCGAGGTCATCTCATAA
- the LOC124043490 gene encoding GA-binding protein subunit beta-1-like isoform X2: protein MSLVDLGKRLLEAARKGQDDEVRTLMANGAPFTTDWLGTSPLHLAAQHGHYSTAEVLLRAGVSRDARTKVDRTPLHMAASEGHTVIVDLLVRSGADINAKDMLKMTALHWAAQNGHQRVAETLVKHGADVHALSKFDKTPFDIAGDIQNADLMLLLQEGMQNQVNMNAEAGMTGSSAQPQFIIQGIPGLQGGVVNLADLLNNAAKANSGRLQGGVVNLADLLNNAAKANSVESEEAIAANSLDPGSIQHMVNEQGQRVITIVTDQHGNLQTGGLGQPFFVTMQHGQQMLAMPANQVTEEVVDEEPQPPPSRKRKLEASANHMESGDTEQLQRQLQEANRKAQEYRQQLMCKEQEAEQYRMKLEAMSHSHTNGTSEQEEVVGGEEEVQEEVMLQEGDIIIKTEGLDSAEEQVTLVDSAPSHTEVIS, encoded by the exons ATGTCGCTGGTGGATTTGGGGAAGCGGCTACTTGAGGCTGCACGGAAAGGCCAGGACGATGAAGTCAGGACACTCATGGCCAACGGGGCTCCCTTCACCACAGACTGG CTGGGCACATCTCCGTTGCACCTGGCCGCCCAACACGGACACTATTCCACCGCAGAGGTGCTGCTCAGAGCAGGTGTCAGCAGGGACGCCCGAACCAAAGTGGACAGGACCCCTCTGCATATGGCTGCTTCAGAGGGCCACACCGTCATCGTGGATCTATTAGTCAGG AGTGGAGCAGACATTAATGCCAAAGACATGCTGAAGATGACTGCTCTCCACTGGGCCGCGCAGAACGGCCACCAAAGGGTAGCGGAGACGCTCGTCAAACATGGCGCAGATGTTCACGCTCTCAGTAAATTCGATAAGACGCCGTTCGACATCGCAGGAGACATCCAGAATGCAGACCTTATGCTCCTACTACAG GAAGGAATGCAGAACCAGGTGAACATGAACGCAGAGGCTGGCATGACGGGGAGCTCGGCCCAGCCTCAGTTTATCATCCAGGGCATCCCAGGGCTCCAGGGTGGCGTGGTCAACCTGGCGGACCTCCTCAACAACGCTGCCAAGGCCAACTCTGGTAGGCTCCAGGGGGGCGTGGTCAACCTGGCCGACCTCCTCAACAACGCTGCCAAGGCCAACTCTG TTGAATCTGAGGAAGCCATAGCAGCCAATTCTTTGGACCCCGGCAGCATCCAGCACATGGTGAACGAGCAAGGTCAAAGGGTTATCACCATAGTGACCGACCAACACGGCAACCTGCAGACTGGAGGGCTTGGTCAGCCATTCTTTGTCACCATGCAGCACGGACAACAGA TGTTGGCGATGCCAGCCAATCAGGTGACAGAGGAGGTGGTTGATGAGGAACCCCAGCCCCCGCCCTCCCGCAAGAGGAAACTGGAGGCCTCGGCCAACCACATGGAGTCTGGAGACACG gAGCAGTTACAGAGGCAGCTGCAGGAGGCCAACCGGAAGGCCCAGGAGTACCGGCAGCAGCTGATGTGCAAGGAGCAGGAAGCAGAGCAGTACCGCATGAAGCTGGAGGCAATGTCGCACAGCCATACCAATGGCACCTCGGAGCAGGAGGAGGTGGttgggggtgaggaggaggtgcAGGAGGAGGTGATGCTCCAGGAGGGAGACATCATCATCAAGACGGAGGGGCTGGACTCGGCCGAGGAGCAGGTGACGCTGGTGGACTCGGCGCCCTCCCACACCGAGGTCATCTCATAA